From a region of the Aerosakkonema funiforme FACHB-1375 genome:
- a CDS encoding UDP-N-acetylmuramoyl-L-alanyl-D-glutamate--2,6-diaminopimelate ligase yields the protein MKLREILAKVSNIVELPHESALDVEVTGLTTNSHACKPGDLFIGMPGTRVDGGDFWPSAIASGAVAALVSAHAAQKGAGERGSGGAGEKPLVIPANDMVKACAEVALAFYGYPGQQLELIGVTGTNGKTTTTHLIEFFLNQAKQATGLIGTLYARWPGFEQTATHTTPFSVELQHQLAQAVAAGCQKLVMEVSSHALAQGRVMGCPFEVAVFTNLTQDHLDFHKDMEDYFSAKALLFNSDYLKGRAIVNLDDPYGERLISQLNRDRVWSYSVNNSKADLWTSDLSYEPTGVSGKLHTPKGEVAFRSPLVGQYNLANLLAAVGTVLHLGFDLSAIVDKIPEFPGVPGRMERVQINPNQDISAIVDYAHTPDSLENLLKAARPFIPGQMICVFGCGGDRDRTKRPKMGGIAAQLADKVVVTSDNPRTEDAQKILQDILAGIPESVNPTVICDRAVAIRTAILEAQPGDGVLIAGKGHEDYQILGTEKIHFDDREQARSALSERLSATV from the coding sequence ATGAAGCTGCGAGAAATATTGGCAAAAGTTTCCAATATTGTGGAGTTGCCCCATGAGTCGGCCCTAGATGTGGAAGTAACTGGGTTGACGACCAATTCCCACGCCTGCAAACCTGGAGATTTGTTTATCGGAATGCCCGGAACGCGGGTAGACGGTGGGGATTTTTGGCCCAGCGCGATCGCCTCCGGTGCGGTAGCTGCCTTGGTTTCTGCTCACGCCGCCCAAAAAGGAGCGGGAGAGCGGGGGAGCGGGGGAGCGGGGGAGAAACCCCTTGTTATTCCGGCAAATGACATGGTGAAAGCTTGTGCGGAAGTGGCGCTAGCTTTTTATGGCTATCCCGGACAACAGCTAGAACTGATTGGGGTAACCGGTACTAACGGGAAAACTACTACAACTCACTTAATTGAATTTTTTCTCAATCAAGCAAAGCAAGCTACAGGTTTAATTGGCACGCTCTATGCTCGTTGGCCCGGTTTTGAGCAAACTGCTACCCATACGACGCCTTTCTCCGTAGAATTGCAACATCAACTCGCTCAAGCTGTAGCTGCTGGCTGCCAGAAGCTGGTTATGGAAGTCAGTTCTCACGCTCTGGCGCAGGGACGGGTAATGGGTTGTCCGTTTGAAGTAGCTGTTTTTACCAACCTGACTCAAGATCACTTGGACTTCCATAAAGATATGGAAGATTACTTCAGTGCCAAAGCACTGCTGTTTAATTCCGATTATCTGAAAGGGCGGGCGATCGTTAATTTAGACGATCCTTATGGAGAGCGGTTAATTTCTCAGTTAAACCGGGATCGAGTTTGGAGTTACAGCGTAAACAACTCCAAAGCAGATCTGTGGACGAGCGACCTGAGCTACGAGCCAACTGGTGTGAGCGGCAAACTGCACACGCCCAAGGGTGAAGTTGCTTTTCGATCGCCCTTAGTAGGTCAGTATAATTTAGCGAATTTGCTGGCCGCAGTGGGAACGGTTTTGCATCTGGGTTTCGATTTGTCTGCAATTGTAGACAAAATTCCTGAATTTCCGGGTGTGCCCGGACGGATGGAGCGGGTACAAATCAATCCCAACCAGGATATCAGTGCGATCGTCGATTACGCCCACACCCCGGATAGCTTGGAGAATTTACTGAAAGCAGCGCGACCTTTTATACCGGGTCAGATGATTTGCGTATTTGGTTGCGGAGGCGATCGCGATCGCACCAAGCGTCCTAAAATGGGTGGGATTGCCGCTCAATTAGCTGATAAAGTCGTTGTTACCTCGGATAACCCGCGTACTGAAGATGCCCAGAAAATTCTGCAAGATATCCTCGCTGGTATTCCAGAGTCAGTCAATCCGACAGTGATATGCGATCGGGCTGTCGCAATTCGCACTGCTATTCTGGAAGCCCAACCCGGAGATGGAGTTTTAATCGCTGGTAAAGGTCACGAAGATTACCAAATTCTCGGTACGGAGAAAATTCATTTTGACGATCGCGAACAAGCGCGATCGGCTTTATCCGAGCGTTTGTCAGCAACAGTCTAA
- the sbcD gene encoding exonuclease subunit SbcD, producing MNKTIQVLHLSDIHMGSGFPHGRINPQTGLNTRLEDFVNTLGRCIDRAISEPVDLVIFGGDAFPDATPPPYVKQAFASQFRRLADAQIPTVMLVGNHDQHSQGQGGASLGIYRTLGVPGFEVGDKIETHRIQTRNGFVQVITLPWLTRSGLLTRPETEGLSLAEVNDLLIKRLEPALEGEIRRLDPEIPTVLLAHIMVDRAILGAERYLAVGKGFTIPLSLLTRPCFDYVALGHVHKHQNLNSANDPPVVYPGSIERVDFSEEKEDKGYVLIHLEKGNAQWEFCPLPVRSFCTIEVDVSKSDDPQAAILKAIAKKNIEDAVVRLIYKLRSEQLDQIDTASLHTALSSAHTYTIQPELLSQLARPRLPELGSSASIDPLSALKTYLDNRDDLKDIASEMMEAAQSLLADETEAWLDGSEMEEANRMPMVNADGQLRLL from the coding sequence ATGAATAAAACAATCCAAGTCCTTCATCTGTCCGATATCCACATGGGAAGTGGGTTTCCCCACGGACGAATTAACCCACAAACAGGTTTGAATACGCGGCTGGAAGATTTTGTTAACACGCTGGGTCGGTGTATCGATCGAGCAATTTCCGAACCAGTAGATTTAGTTATATTCGGTGGCGATGCTTTTCCCGACGCTACACCGCCACCCTATGTTAAGCAAGCTTTTGCCAGTCAATTCCGCCGTTTGGCAGATGCCCAAATCCCCACAGTAATGCTGGTGGGAAATCACGACCAGCATTCCCAAGGTCAGGGGGGTGCAAGTTTGGGCATTTATCGCACTTTGGGAGTACCTGGATTTGAGGTGGGCGATAAAATAGAAACGCACCGCATCCAAACGCGCAATGGTTTTGTTCAAGTTATTACTCTTCCGTGGTTAACTCGTTCGGGACTGCTGACTCGTCCGGAAACAGAAGGACTCTCCCTGGCGGAAGTCAACGATTTACTGATTAAGCGCTTGGAACCGGCGCTAGAAGGAGAAATTCGCCGCTTAGACCCGGAAATACCGACTGTCCTGCTGGCTCACATTATGGTCGATCGCGCTATCTTGGGAGCAGAACGTTACCTAGCAGTTGGGAAAGGTTTTACAATTCCTCTATCTTTACTGACGCGACCCTGTTTTGATTATGTGGCTTTGGGTCACGTCCACAAACACCAAAATCTCAACTCCGCTAACGACCCGCCAGTTGTTTATCCAGGTAGCATTGAGCGCGTAGATTTCAGCGAAGAAAAAGAAGACAAAGGCTATGTGCTGATTCATCTGGAAAAAGGCAATGCTCAGTGGGAATTTTGTCCTCTACCGGTGCGATCGTTTTGTACGATCGAAGTAGATGTTTCCAAATCAGACGACCCACAAGCTGCCATACTCAAAGCAATTGCAAAAAAGAATATTGAAGATGCAGTAGTGCGACTAATTTACAAACTGCGTTCCGAACAACTAGACCAAATCGATACCGCTTCTCTCCACACAGCTTTAAGTAGCGCCCACACCTATACTATTCAACCAGAATTACTCAGTCAGTTGGCACGACCTCGCCTACCCGAACTCGGTTCTAGCGCTAGCATCGACCCCTTATCAGCGCTGAAAACTTATTTAGATAACCGAGATGACCTCAAAGATATTGCGAGTGAAATGATGGAGGCGGCGCAAAGTTTGCTTGCTGACGAGACAGAAGCCTGGTTAGATGGATCTGAGATGGAGGAAGCTAATCGAATGCCGATGGTAAATGCCGACGGTCAGTTGCGTTTGCTTTAG
- the cysH gene encoding phosphoadenosine phosphosulfate reductase, whose protein sequence is MVYSLETPVQIDNLDLDELNQRFESAHPREILAWCVANIPTKLVQTSAFNVDDLVITDILYRELKPKKAVPVMFLDTLHHFPQTLELVAKAAKLYNLDLQVYKVPEINSREAFAAAYGDALWDRDIQKFHYVTKIEPLQRGLSELGAVAWITGRRRDQAVTRADMPIFEKDIKHRIKVNPIAAWTRKESWGYVSEHNVIYNPLHDQGYPSIGDEPITTQVAPGEDERAGRWRGTGKTECGIHI, encoded by the coding sequence ATGGTTTATTCTCTAGAAACACCGGTACAAATTGACAACCTTGACCTGGACGAACTCAATCAGCGGTTTGAATCCGCTCATCCCAGAGAAATCCTGGCTTGGTGCGTAGCGAATATCCCCACCAAACTGGTGCAAACCAGTGCTTTTAACGTGGATGACTTAGTAATCACCGATATTCTCTACCGCGAACTCAAGCCCAAAAAGGCCGTACCGGTGATGTTTCTGGATACCCTGCACCATTTTCCCCAAACTCTGGAGCTAGTAGCAAAAGCTGCCAAACTCTACAATTTAGATCTCCAGGTTTACAAAGTTCCCGAAATCAACTCCCGCGAAGCTTTTGCAGCCGCTTACGGCGATGCGCTTTGGGACAGAGACATTCAAAAATTCCACTACGTCACCAAAATCGAACCCCTGCAACGCGGTTTGTCAGAATTAGGCGCTGTGGCGTGGATTACCGGTCGTCGCCGCGACCAAGCTGTAACTCGCGCCGATATGCCCATATTTGAAAAAGATATCAAACACCGCATCAAGGTAAATCCGATCGCAGCCTGGACGCGCAAAGAAAGCTGGGGTTACGTGTCCGAGCATAACGTAATCTACAATCCCCTACACGACCAAGGTTATCCCAGCATTGGCGACGAACCCATCACCACACAAGTAGCCCCAGGCGAAGACGAACGCGCCGGTCGCTGGCGGGGAACCGGTAAGACAGAGTGCGGAATTCATATTTAA
- a CDS encoding CHASE2 domain-containing protein, giving the protein MTKLRLSWPKLKQHIWEWRGVALATPTVAGLIIIIRLSGLLQSSEWAALDQFFRWRPKEPIDERILIVGIDESDLQGIKKWPVPDEVLAELLNKIKSQQPRAIGLDLYRDLPVEPGHQALIKVFESTPNLIGIEKVVGDSRGFSVAPPPILGKQSRVGANDVVLDGDGKIRRGLLFLTPPDRNAIPSFGLLLTMLYLEAEGITPQAADNGFLKLGKTVFVPFEANDGSYVGADAGGYQVILNFRGPRGSFATVSMNDVLTGRVPPEKIRNRIVIVGPTAASLNDFFYTPYSGGRTNFQERAAGVEIHAHLSSQILSAALEGRSPIKSWPDALECGWIFFWSCVGAALAWQLQSWRWTAGSLAIATTALLGSSYLAFLQSWWIPVIPPIASLLLSAVAIVAYIAHIERKDRKIVMNIFGRYVTPQIAEAIWHDRDRLLKEGRLKGQKVTATVLFTDLKNFSTISEQLDPEVLMSWLNEYMEAMSQLVLAHGGVVDKFIGDAIMAVFGVPIPRTTEEAIAHDANAAVRCAVQMGSTLELLNELWKTQGRPTVAMRVGIATGTIVTGSLGSSQRLDYTAIGDSVNVAARLESYDKSIDGGICRILIDEGTYRYIHGSFPTKLVGNTQLKGREQLTPIYQVLLD; this is encoded by the coding sequence ATGACTAAATTGCGCTTATCCTGGCCTAAGTTAAAACAGCACATTTGGGAATGGCGGGGTGTTGCGCTCGCCACTCCTACTGTAGCAGGATTAATTATAATTATACGTTTGAGTGGCTTATTGCAATCGTCGGAGTGGGCGGCGCTCGATCAATTTTTTCGTTGGCGTCCTAAAGAACCAATTGACGAACGCATCCTGATTGTTGGTATTGATGAATCCGATCTGCAAGGAATTAAAAAGTGGCCAGTTCCGGATGAAGTATTGGCAGAGTTGCTCAACAAAATAAAAAGTCAGCAACCGAGAGCGATCGGCTTAGACTTGTATCGAGATTTGCCAGTAGAACCCGGTCATCAAGCCTTAATTAAAGTGTTTGAATCCACACCGAACCTAATCGGTATTGAGAAAGTTGTTGGCGACAGTCGCGGTTTTTCTGTAGCCCCACCGCCAATACTGGGCAAGCAAAGTAGAGTCGGGGCTAATGATGTGGTATTGGATGGTGATGGAAAAATCCGTCGCGGTTTGTTATTTTTGACACCACCAGATCGGAATGCCATCCCCAGTTTTGGGCTACTGCTGACGATGCTTTATTTAGAAGCGGAAGGCATTACCCCTCAAGCGGCAGATAACGGTTTTCTGAAGCTGGGTAAAACCGTTTTTGTTCCTTTTGAAGCTAACGACGGTAGCTATGTGGGGGCAGATGCAGGGGGATACCAAGTAATATTGAATTTTAGAGGGCCAAGAGGCAGTTTCGCCACGGTTTCCATGAATGATGTGCTGACAGGTCGGGTACCGCCAGAGAAGATCCGCAACCGCATCGTCATTGTAGGCCCTACAGCTGCTAGTTTGAATGACTTTTTTTATACTCCATACAGTGGCGGTCGGACTAATTTCCAAGAGCGGGCAGCTGGTGTGGAAATTCACGCGCATCTAAGCAGTCAAATTCTGAGTGCGGCGCTGGAAGGGCGTTCTCCGATTAAAAGTTGGCCTGATGCGCTGGAGTGTGGATGGATCTTTTTCTGGTCTTGCGTTGGTGCTGCATTAGCTTGGCAGTTACAAAGTTGGCGGTGGACTGCCGGTAGTCTGGCGATCGCTACCACAGCTTTGCTGGGGAGTTCGTACTTGGCATTTTTGCAAAGTTGGTGGATACCCGTAATTCCGCCGATCGCCAGCTTGCTGCTTTCTGCTGTGGCGATCGTGGCATACATTGCCCATATAGAACGAAAAGACCGCAAAATCGTGATGAATATCTTCGGTCGTTACGTAACTCCCCAAATTGCGGAAGCGATCTGGCACGATCGCGATCGCTTGCTCAAGGAAGGACGCCTTAAAGGACAAAAGGTGACAGCTACTGTGCTGTTTACCGACTTGAAAAACTTCAGTACCATCTCGGAACAACTCGACCCGGAAGTGCTGATGTCTTGGCTTAACGAATATATGGAGGCGATGTCTCAGCTAGTCTTAGCTCACGGCGGTGTCGTCGATAAGTTTATTGGGGATGCAATTATGGCTGTGTTTGGCGTTCCCATTCCCCGCACCACTGAAGAAGCGATCGCCCATGACGCCAACGCAGCCGTGCGTTGTGCTGTGCAAATGGGCTCAACGTTAGAACTACTGAATGAATTGTGGAAAACCCAAGGACGCCCCACCGTTGCTATGCGTGTCGGTATCGCCACCGGTACGATCGTTACTGGCAGTCTCGGCAGTTCCCAAAGGCTAGATTACACAGCGATTGGAGATAGCGTTAACGTAGCAGCGCGGTTGGAAAGTTACGATAAATCGATCGACGGCGGTATCTGCCGGATTTTGATCGACGAGGGAACTTATCGATACATTCACGGTTCTTTTCCCACTAAACTGGTAGGTAATACGCAGCTTAAGGGTCGAGAACAGCTGACTCCTATCTACCAAGTTCTCCTTGATTGA
- a CDS encoding DUF928 domain-containing protein, which translates to MILKLRKLAPVLAGTASIVAISMIGLSNVSVDRALRNTTLSSSFSSIAWANAPFQYNPPSRGTPKTTVGAGSRGCTQSVPIGVALLVPNDHNGQTVSGHPTFLWYVSDKTSVPVQFSLVEPGVSKPLYIQQMSVEKSGIMQVQLPKELPELQAGKKYRWSVSLICDSNRPSNNVFVQSWIERVSPSADLTQKLAAVQTGDSSAQTLREQARVYAQAGIWYNALEDLASSYTANPKDPSISADFMSLLEQAGLSKVALQERQRLVMN; encoded by the coding sequence ATGATACTTAAACTTCGGAAATTAGCCCCGGTATTGGCAGGAACGGCCTCTATCGTTGCCATATCGATGATAGGCTTGTCGAACGTGAGTGTAGATCGGGCGTTGCGGAATACAACGCTAAGTTCGAGTTTTAGCTCGATCGCTTGGGCTAATGCTCCGTTCCAATACAATCCCCCCAGTCGGGGAACACCCAAAACTACTGTAGGAGCTGGCTCGCGGGGATGTACTCAGTCTGTACCGATCGGCGTGGCTCTGCTGGTTCCTAACGATCATAACGGACAAACTGTCTCCGGTCATCCCACATTTCTATGGTACGTCTCAGATAAAACATCGGTACCGGTACAGTTTTCCTTAGTCGAACCGGGAGTATCGAAACCGCTATACATACAGCAGATGTCGGTGGAAAAAAGCGGCATTATGCAGGTGCAGCTACCCAAGGAATTGCCCGAACTGCAAGCAGGTAAAAAATATCGGTGGTCGGTGTCTCTAATCTGCGATTCTAATCGCCCTTCTAATAATGTATTTGTGCAAAGCTGGATCGAGCGCGTCTCTCCCAGTGCGGATCTAACTCAAAAATTGGCAGCAGTACAAACAGGAGACTCTTCTGCTCAGACGCTCAGAGAACAAGCCAGAGTTTACGCTCAAGCAGGCATTTGGTACAACGCCTTAGAAGATTTAGCTAGCAGCTACACAGCTAACCCAAAAGATCCGTCTATCAGTGCTGATTTTATGTCGCTGTTGGAGCAAGCCGGACTGAGCAAGGTGGCACTGCAAGAAAGACAACGGTTGGTAATGAACTAA
- a CDS encoding two-partner secretion domain-containing protein yields the protein MTDRLSAQILPDATLPVNSIVNRQGNTHSIEGGTRTGNNLFHSFKEFSIPTDSSAFFNNALDIQNIFTRVTGETISNIDGRLEANGSANIFLLNPNGIIFGPNAQLNIGGSFLASTANTILFADKTEFSAVQPNAPPLLAVSVPVGLQFGGSHPGTMQVQGSNLAVQTGNTLALVGGDVTIYGSNNPLATGLTAGGIPLTIVAGNVVPTTRGGRIELGSVTSGKVSIAPTQLGFALGYSDIQSFGNIQLLNGATVDTSGTGGGEIQVTARNLELQERSRIISITLGSDNGGTIIANTAESLQMIGTGEYDENIRRFVSGNLTLDGLRNGFFSISFGAGAAGNIIINSRDFMARNGTYVTTSTFSTGRGGDITVNATESIDLSASLLATGTGVGNGGNAGKLTVNTRNFRARDNAILSTSTIGGGEGGNLLANVSESLELIGSDPIYLSPIVRVFTGFFTSSLGTGNAGKLQVNTGRLTVRSGAGLAASSFSQGNGGDIVINALSTLELIGKSPDGTALSSVAAVTEPGSTGNGGNLIVNTGNLILQDGGRLSVRSRGTGRTGNLDIKADYIFLGKEGGFEGTAITGEGADINVISNFLLLDENSFISATAGTEGGAGNGGNITISTNTLVVKKNSEINANAFSGQGGNIQINSQGIFISPDSAITASSENGINGVVQVRTTDSNVPNIFAPLLNNFDVSEAVLTTSCVARGKNFQSSFTFIGTGGLPSNPYDTLTSHYNSIGIQNVSSSKSPEMQQSLPLRVWREQDPIQEAEGIAILADGSIILGTSSQLAVVANANTLICQF from the coding sequence GACAGACTATCAGCACAAATTCTACCCGATGCTACTTTGCCAGTTAATTCTATTGTTAACCGACAAGGCAATACCCATTCGATCGAGGGAGGAACTAGAACAGGTAACAACCTATTTCACAGTTTTAAAGAATTTTCCATACCCACCGACAGCAGCGCATTTTTCAACAACGCTCTCGATATTCAAAACATTTTTACTCGCGTCACAGGTGAAACTATTTCTAATATAGATGGCAGGCTCGAAGCCAACGGCAGCGCCAACATCTTCTTGCTCAATCCCAACGGAATTATTTTTGGCCCAAACGCGCAGCTAAATATCGGCGGTTCGTTTCTAGCTAGTACCGCTAATACCATTTTGTTCGCAGATAAAACAGAATTTAGCGCCGTTCAACCCAACGCTCCACCGCTACTGGCTGTCAGCGTTCCTGTTGGTTTGCAATTTGGTGGATCGCATCCCGGTACAATGCAAGTGCAAGGGTCAAATCTCGCCGTACAAACTGGAAACACTTTGGCACTTGTGGGCGGTGATGTCACGATTTATGGCAGCAACAATCCCCTAGCAACTGGTTTAACTGCGGGCGGAATTCCCTTAACAATAGTAGCAGGAAATGTCGTACCAACTACAAGGGGAGGACGGATTGAATTAGGCAGCGTAACTTCTGGTAAAGTGTCGATCGCACCCACTCAACTCGGTTTTGCTTTAGGCTATTCAGATATTCAAAGTTTTGGTAATATTCAACTATTAAATGGAGCAACTGTCGATACTAGCGGTACAGGCGGCGGTGAAATTCAAGTCACGGCGCGAAATTTAGAATTACAAGAGCGATCGCGCATTATATCTATTACTTTGGGTAGCGATAACGGCGGCACAATAATTGCCAATACTGCTGAATCATTACAAATGATAGGGACAGGAGAATATGATGAAAATATTAGACGGTTCGTGTCTGGAAATCTTACTCTTGATGGTCTCCGAAACGGTTTTTTCAGTATCAGCTTTGGTGCAGGAGCGGCTGGTAATATTATAATTAATAGTCGCGATTTCATGGCTCGCAATGGCACCTACGTTACTACTTCCACTTTTAGCACAGGTCGCGGTGGAGATATCACGGTAAATGCTACAGAATCGATAGATTTGAGCGCATCGCTTTTGGCGACGGGCACTGGAGTTGGCAATGGCGGAAATGCTGGAAAATTGACCGTAAATACGCGCAATTTTAGAGCGCGGGATAATGCCATTCTATCAACTTCTACTATTGGCGGAGGCGAAGGCGGAAATTTACTTGCCAACGTTTCCGAGTCGCTAGAACTGATTGGCAGCGACCCAATTTATCTGTCGCCAATTGTGCGCGTTTTCACTGGTTTTTTTACCAGCAGTTTGGGTACGGGAAATGCTGGTAAATTGCAAGTAAATACTGGACGTTTAACAGTGCGATCGGGCGCAGGATTGGCAGCTAGTTCGTTTTCTCAAGGAAACGGCGGGGATATCGTTATTAATGCTTTGTCAACGCTCGAATTAATTGGTAAGTCTCCTGACGGTACGGCTCTCAGTTCTGTTGCTGCTGTTACCGAGCCTGGCTCTACAGGCAATGGTGGAAATCTCATCGTAAATACTGGTAATCTCATTCTTCAAGATGGAGGCAGACTCAGCGTTCGCAGTCGAGGTACCGGGAGAACTGGCAATTTAGATATTAAAGCTGATTATATTTTTCTTGGCAAAGAAGGTGGATTTGAAGGAACAGCAATAACGGGAGAAGGTGCAGATATAAATGTCATATCTAACTTCTTGTTACTGGACGAGAATAGTTTCATATCTGCGACTGCTGGCACAGAAGGCGGTGCGGGTAACGGTGGCAATATTACTATTTCTACAAATACATTAGTTGTGAAAAAAAATAGCGAAATTAATGCCAATGCTTTCTCCGGTCAAGGAGGTAATATACAAATCAACAGTCAAGGAATTTTTATTTCCCCAGATAGCGCTATTACTGCCAGTTCTGAAAATGGAATTAATGGCGTAGTACAAGTCAGAACTACTGATAGCAATGTGCCAAATATTTTCGCTCCATTGCTGAATAATTTTGACGTTTCAGAAGCTGTTTTAACAACCAGTTGCGTTGCGCGTGGAAAGAATTTCCAAAGCAGTTTTACTTTCATCGGGACAGGCGGTTTACCCAGCAACCCCTACGACACTCTTACCAGTCATTACAATTCGATCGGAATTCAAAATGTAAGCTCAAGCAAAAGTCCTGAAATGCAGCAAAGTTTACCCTTACGTGTATGGCGCGAACAAGACCCAATTCAGGAAGCGGAAGGAATTGCAATCCTAGCTGATGGTAGCATTATTTTAGGAACAAGCTCTCAATTGGCCGTTGTTGCCAATGCTAACACTTTAATTTGTCAATTTTAA
- a CDS encoding RNA recognition motif domain-containing protein: MSIYVGNLSYQVTQEDLSAVFAEYGSVKRVQLPTDRETGRLRGFAFVEMNSEAEEAAAIEALDGAEWMGRDMKVNKAKPREERGPSGGGGRGRSNNSFSRRY, from the coding sequence ATGTCCATTTACGTAGGTAACCTTTCCTACCAAGTTACCCAAGAAGACCTGAGCGCTGTTTTTGCAGAATATGGTTCTGTAAAGCGCGTTCAGTTACCGACCGACCGGGAAACAGGTCGTCTGCGCGGCTTTGCTTTTGTGGAAATGAACAGCGAAGCAGAAGAAGCAGCAGCGATCGAAGCCCTTGATGGTGCTGAGTGGATGGGCCGCGACATGAAAGTCAACAAGGCCAAGCCCCGCGAAGAGCGCGGTCCCTCTGGTGGTGGCGGTCGCGGTCGGAGCAACAACAGCTTCTCTCGTCGGTACTAA
- a CDS encoding glutaredoxin family protein — MRLILYGKPGCHLCEGLQEKLEQVENLKFDLEVRDITTREDWFEAFQYEIPVLFRVREERNGVEEPIPRPSPRATVRQLEQMLQKYFVNNDSE, encoded by the coding sequence ATGCGATTAATTTTGTACGGCAAGCCCGGTTGTCACTTGTGCGAAGGCTTGCAAGAAAAGCTCGAACAAGTGGAAAATCTCAAATTCGATCTAGAGGTACGGGACATCACCACTCGTGAAGATTGGTTTGAAGCCTTTCAATACGAAATTCCCGTCCTGTTCCGAGTGCGAGAAGAGCGTAATGGCGTAGAAGAACCAATACCCCGCCCTTCGCCTCGCGCTACGGTGCGGCAGTTGGAGCAAATGTTACAGAAATATTTTGTGAATAATGATTCAGAATAA